The Gracilibacillus caseinilyticus genome segment CTTAACATTGGTTATCGTGCCAATTGTCTATGAAGTATTATCTAAGATGATGAAAAAAGATCGTAAAAATATCGAAGAGAACTAAATAATGTAAAGCAAACCACTGTTCCTTAGCTAATTAGCTAGGAACAGCGGTTTTTTTATATGCAAGAAAGTATATAGTCATGAAGCAGAATTGCAGAAATGAACCGTGCGCATGATGAAAAAGTATGATTCTGATAATGCGGATTATGTTAACTAGCTTAATGGTCATTTTGAAATAATTCATGTAATAGGATACCTCCTACTAACCACTTCGTCCTGCGGAGCATATTTCCGGAGCTTTGCTAAGCTTTTAAATATATCGAAAGTACCCCTTAGATATATAGCTCCTCTTTACATAATTCTGAAATACAGAACCACAGAACCGCACTTTATTACATAGAAGAAACCGGTTATAGACACTGCTGAATGAATAAGCATGGGTTGGAAATAATCAATAGGAGGGGAACTGATTACGAAAAAAGGAGAATGACTTCATGAGGAACCATCATGTTATCAAACAGGTTGTTAAGCATAAGCAGAACAAACAAATGAAAAAAGGGGAAGGGCATCTCCGCTGGTGGCAGCTGTCTTTGATCGGGATCGGATCGATTGTCGGTGCGGGGTTTTTTCTTGGAACAGGTCTATCGATAAAGACTGCAGGGCCATCTATTTTAATCGGCTATCTTCTTGCTGGCATTACAACATATATTGTGTTTAGTGCACTGGCAGAAATGACAGTAAATGATCCTCAGGAGGGGTCGTTTCGTACATATGCGAAGAAAGCGTTTGGTCATTCAGTTGGATTTATGTCAGGGTGGATGTATTGGTTATCGGGTATTCTCATTATGTCGAGTGAAATCGTTGCCTTGTCCACCTTTACTCAATTTTGGCTGCCGCATATTCCGCTCTGGATTTTCTCTGTCATTTACGCGTCATTAGGATTCGGCATTAATCTCCTCGGTGTGAAAAACTTCGGACAGATTGAATCCTTATTTGCCATTGTCAAAATTGCTACGTTAGTTATTTTTATTGGATTTGGCTTGTTGTTTTTGCTAGGGGTTATTAGTCCCCATGATCAGGTTTCAACGTCGAACGATGGGGTTGGAACGTTTTTTCCTCATGGTATAAAAGGGTTGTGGTCTGCACTGATTTTTATCTTCTTTTCTTTTGGCGGGATTGGAGTGATGGGGGTTACTTCATCCGAATTAAAATATAAACGGGATATACCGAAGGCGGGTACAGGGCTGATTATTGCATTAGTTACCTTATTTACGTTGTCTTTGTTTTTTGTCATGTATTTGGTGAGCTGGACAGAAATTGATGAATCGGAGAGTCCTTTTGTTACAGCTTTATCGGCATTCAGTATTCCATATCTGGATTCGATATTTAATATCATTATTATCAGTGCGGCTTTTTCGACGATGGTTGGTACGTTATTCTCGATTAGTCGTGTATTAGTATCTTTATCAGAAGATGGCGATGCACCCAAGCGTCTTCAAGTGAAAAATAATCGTGGAGTTGCGATGCGGGCACTGCTTCTAACGGCGATCGGATTGTCCGTCTCGATTGGTTGTTCCTTTATCCTACCAGATTCCATGTATGAGTTTGTCACGACATCAGCTGGTGTGATGCTAATACTTAATTGGTTACTCATCCTGGGTTCTCATATTAAACTGCACCCAACCTATCATGACAGAACAAATACATATAAATTGAAAGGTTATCCATTTACTTCATGGATGGGGATTGTGCTCATTGTTCTTACCATTTCAGGTGTCATCCTTCATGCTAATGAAAGAATTGGATTGATGATCAGTCTAGGTTTAATTGTGGTAATTTGGTTGTGCTACAAAATGTTTTTGCGAAATAAATAAACAAAGCGGGAATTCCGTCATGCGTAATTCCCTTTTTATTCCTTGCCTTATTTATCCATTTTTCGCGTATCTCGAGTATTTGTTAGGATACGTAAATGTTAGCTAGTATTTCTATAGATTTGCAAGATTAGCCGAGGAGAGATTGAAGAATATAAGTATATGCTTACATAAGGTTACTCATCTCATTTGGGTTCTATTCTGATGTTCGATAAAATTAATGTTGTCGTTTAAAAAAATCTACAGGGGGATTTAACTTAATGAGTGATATTAAACAGCAGACGTTATGGCGTCGAGTATTCATGTTAATAGTAGTAAGTGTTATTGCAATCGCTTTATCGGCGTGTGGAACAGGTGAAGGTGATGGAGGGAATGCGGAAGGTGACAGTAAAGAAGAAATTACTGTAGCTGTTGTCCAAGATTACCCGCCTTTTGAATACAAAGAAGATGAAGAATTAACTGGATTTGATGTGGAGTTAGTAGAAGCTGTTGCTGAGAAGGCCCATTTAAAAGTGAATTGGAAAATTATGAAGTTTGACGGCATTATCCCAGCGCTTCAGGCAAATCAAGTAGATGCAGCTGTATCTGCAATTGGTATTAGAGAAGATCGTTTAGAAGTAGTTAATTTCTCTGATCCTTATTTTGAATCAGGTCTATCTCTAGTAACAACAAAAGATGGTTCGGTTCAAAGTGAAGAGGACTTGGAAGGCGCTACAATTGTAGCAAAACAAGGGACATCCAGTTTAAAACTAGCCAATGAATTAGCTGAAAAATACAATGGTGAAGTAACTAAATTACAAGATGATGCAACGATGTATATGGAATTAGAGAACGGTAATGCAGATGCCTTAATCAATGATTATCCGAGTGTAGCATACAAACTTAAGAAAGACGGCAAAGATTCTGTTCTTCAAATTGTGGGAGACAAATACCCAAGTGAAGATTATGGTATTGCCATTTCTAAAGGAAGCGAAGGATTAGTGGAAAAGCTAAACACTGGCTTACAAGAGATTAAAGATAGTGGCGAATTTGATGA includes the following:
- a CDS encoding amino acid permease; the protein is MRNHHVIKQVVKHKQNKQMKKGEGHLRWWQLSLIGIGSIVGAGFFLGTGLSIKTAGPSILIGYLLAGITTYIVFSALAEMTVNDPQEGSFRTYAKKAFGHSVGFMSGWMYWLSGILIMSSEIVALSTFTQFWLPHIPLWIFSVIYASLGFGINLLGVKNFGQIESLFAIVKIATLVIFIGFGLLFLLGVISPHDQVSTSNDGVGTFFPHGIKGLWSALIFIFFSFGGIGVMGVTSSELKYKRDIPKAGTGLIIALVTLFTLSLFFVMYLVSWTEIDESESPFVTALSAFSIPYLDSIFNIIIISAAFSTMVGTLFSISRVLVSLSEDGDAPKRLQVKNNRGVAMRALLLTAIGLSVSIGCSFILPDSMYEFVTTSAGVMLILNWLLILGSHIKLHPTYHDRTNTYKLKGYPFTSWMGIVLIVLTISGVILHANERIGLMISLGLIVVIWLCYKMFLRNK
- a CDS encoding transporter substrate-binding domain-containing protein, which codes for MSDIKQQTLWRRVFMLIVVSVIAIALSACGTGEGDGGNAEGDSKEEITVAVVQDYPPFEYKEDEELTGFDVELVEAVAEKAHLKVNWKIMKFDGIIPALQANQVDAAVSAIGIREDRLEVVNFSDPYFESGLSLVTTKDGSVQSEEDLEGATIVAKQGTSSLKLANELAEKYNGEVTKLQDDATMYMELENGNADALINDYPSVAYKLKKDGKDSVLQIVGDKYPSEDYGIAISKGSEGLVEKLNTGLQEIKDSGEFDEIYSKYFAE